One part of the Aspergillus fumigatus Af293 chromosome 7, whole genome shotgun sequence genome encodes these proteins:
- a CDS encoding putative acetamidase — translation MLPPFDYFTYRRVRDQKQKERAARFASLSPDYHTAFTASDKSIINTPIEQLVESVHKSHLSPTDVLRTYGKVAVKAQERTNCVTELLLPKAETWLQKEVNLKGPLAGIPVSLKDSVQVKGFDTSVGYARMAGKPCAEDGPMVKLLKDAGAVPYAKTALPVTLLSFESYNGLWGRCLNPHVPEYSPGGSTGGEGALLALGGRIGIGSDVAGSVRVPAAWSGIYSLRCSTGRWPKAGVSTSMAGQEGVASVFSPMARTLDDLTYFTRAIIGMQPWKYDNTVHPIAWRSSEEKEAQTKQLRIGLMSSDGVVPPTPAINRAIATTVAALTAAGHTVSEITPPASADPFTGLTLASQLLNSDGCTTFNSHRYSFEPSDPGAEQLTRIARLPRPLRYLYYLYVRYIRRDTKWAALIRSFEHKSAAEQWKLVARREAFRATWHAWWDAEPQQYDFILCPVNATPALPHKAMRDAVSSCGYTFLWNLLDYSAGVLPVSHVDPKKDALSAPYKTVLKQLGANHAIARGAWKHYDAAKMAGLPTAVQVVGRRWQEEKVLGYMAAVEQALEGYYDKETGEGGKYPLLEID, via the exons ATGTTACCACCATTTGACTACTTCACCTACCGTCGGGTCCG GGaccagaagcaaaaggaacGGGCCGCCCGTTTCGCTTCCCTCTCCCCAGACTACCACACTGCGTTCACGGCGTCAGATAAGAGTATTATCAACACACCAATTGAACAGCTCGTTGAGTCAGTCCACAAGTCCCACCTTTCACCAACCGATGTTCTCCGCACGTATGGCAAGGTAGCAGTGAAGGCGCAGGAACGCACAAACTGCGTGactgagctgctgctgcccaAAGCGGAGACATGGCTTCAGAAGGAAGTCAATCTCAAAGGTCCACTGGCCGGGATCCCCGTCTCCCTCAAGGATTCGGTGCAGGTCAAGGGTTTTGACACTTCTGTTGGGTATGCGCGCATGGCTGGGAAGCCTTGCGCCGAGGATGGGCCCATGGTGAAGTTGTTGAAGGATGCTG GCGCTGTTCCGTATGCCAAGACTGCACTGCCGGTGACACTTTTATCATTTGAGTCCTACAATGGTCTTTGGGGTCGGTGCTTGAACCCACATGTGCCTGAGTACTCACCCGGTGGTTCGACTGGAGGCGAGGGTGCTCTGCTTGCCCTTGGCGGTCGTATCGGTATTGGGTCTGATGTTGCTGGATCGGTGCGCGTTCCTGCAGCTTGGAGCGGTATCTACTCCTTGCGGTGCAGTACGGGTCGCTGGCCCAAGGCAGGCGTCAGCACGAGCATGGCGGGCCAGGAAGGAGTGGCCAGTGTCTTTAGCCCAATGGCCCGGACTTTGGATGATCTCACTTACTTTACGCGAGCGATCATCGGCATGCAGCCATGGAAGTACGACAACACCGTCCATCCTATCGCTTGGCGGTCCtcggaggagaaggaagcgcAGACGAAACAACTGCGCATCGGGCTGATGTCTTCAGATG GAGTCGTCCCTCCGACGCCCGCCATCAACCGTGCCATTGCCACCACTGTCGCTGCACTCACAGCTGCCGGCCACACAGTCTCCGAGATCACACCCCCGGCATCCGCTGACCCCTTCACTGGTCTAACGCTTGCCTCTCAACTCCTCAACTCCGACGGCTGCACTACTTTCAACTCCCACCGCTACAGCTTCGAACCGTCCGACCCCGGCGCTGAACAACTGACGCGCATCGCGAGACTGCCCCGTCCCCTTCGCTACCTCTACTACCTCTACGTCCGCTACATCAGGCGCGATACCAAATGGGCCGCGCTAATCCGCAGCTTTGAACACAAATCCGCAGCCGAGCAGTGGAAGCTCGTCGCCCGCCGCGAGGCCTTCCGCGCCACCTGGCACGCCTGGTGGGACGCCGAGCCGCAGCAATACGATTTCATTTTGTGTCCGGTCAACGCGACGCCTGCTCTTCCGCACAAGGCGATGCGCGACGCCGTGTCCTCTTGTGGGTATACCTTCCTGTGGAATCTGCTCGATTACTCTGCGGGTGTATTACCCGTTTCGCACGTCGACCCGAAGAAGGATGCGCTCTCGGCGCCGTATAAAACCGTTCTAAAGCAACTTGGCGCCAATCATGCCATTGCCCGCGGGGCGTGGAAGCACTACGATGCGGCCAAGATGGCGGGTCTCCCGACTGCGGTGCAGGTTGTTGGGAGACGGTGGCAGGAAGAGAAGGTTTTGGGGTATATGGCTGCTGTGGAACAGGCGCTGGAGGGGTATTATGATAAGGAGACTGGCGAGGGAGGGAAGTACCCGCTGCTCGAGATTGACTGA